Proteins encoded within one genomic window of Humulus lupulus chromosome 1, drHumLupu1.1, whole genome shotgun sequence:
- the LOC133832696 gene encoding potassium transporter 4-like — protein MEPESGISTAHRSTSTTIGQQFSWPRMSRNLLLAYQSFGVVYGDLGTSPLYVYSSTFSGKLHKHISQDAIFGAFSLIFWTLTLIPLLKYVFFLLSADDNGEGGTFALYSLLCRHAKFSLFPNQQVADEELTAYKYGPSSQHASSSPLKRFLEKHKRLRTALLVVVLFGACMVIGDGVLTPAISVLSSVLGLEVTEKKLTSGELLSITCCILVGLFALQLQRTP, from the exons ATGGAGCCAGAATCTGGGATTTCCACTGCTCACCGCTCGACTTCTACTACTATAGGCCAA CAATTTTCATGGCCGAGGATGTCGAGGAATTTGTTACTAGCTTATCAGAGCTTTGGTGTAGTTTACGGGGACTTGGGTACTTCACCTCTTTATGTTTACTCAAGCACATTTTCTGGGAAGTTACATAAACATATTAGCCAAGATGCAATCTTTGGTgctttttcattgatcttttggACTCTTACTCTTATCCCTTTGCTTAAGTATGTCTTTTTCTTACTCAGTGCTGATGATAATGGTGAAG GTGGGACCTTTGCTCTTTACTCACTGCTTTGCCGCCATGCTAAGTTTAGTTTGTTTCCCAACCAGCAAGTAGCTGATGAAGAGCTCACTGCCTATAAATATGGTCCATCTTCTCAGCATGCTAGTTCCTCTCCCTTGAAGAGATTTTTGGAGAAGCATAAAAGGTTAAGGACTGCCCTTTTAGTTGTTGTGCTGTTTGGAGCTTGCATGGTCATTGGTGATGGTGTCCTTACTCCTGCTATCTCAG TTCTATCTTCCGTTTTGGGGCTTGAAGTTACAGAAAAGAAATTAACTAGTG GTGAACTTCTCTCGATTACTTGTTGCATCTTGGTCGGTCTGTTTGCTCTGCAGCTgcaaagaacgccctag